A genomic segment from Desulfurispirillum indicum S5 encodes:
- the phrB gene encoding deoxyribodipyrimidine photo-lyase: MNLVWLRNDLRISDQRALGAAAAEGGSVLAVFCLCQRQWQRHHMAAVRRDFLLRNLECLRLQLQAVGIPLFVLDCHDFAAVPEALLKLARTTGARRLFFNEEYAIDEWRRDMAVERCFRENGMEVRRCCDHVVVPAGQLRSGRGECYRVFTPFQKAWLKLVVENPALLAPAPIVNTQPHPFPGDGAALPTDIPHPLAHLWPAGEAEAQRRLQAFLDGPIRRYHLDRDFPAIEGTSALSPYLACGVLSIRQCVSAALELANGGSEGARVWLSELIWREFFQHILRAFPRVSTNRAFQEHTETVAWRYDEGEFAAWCEGRTGYPIVDAAMAQLHSTGWMHNRLRMICAMFLTKDLLIDWRWGERYFMEHLVDGDLAANNGGWQWAASTGTDAVPYFRVFHPTTQSKRFDPHGQFIRHFLPQLAELDEKYIHEPHDSSGLLRPNIDYPRPMVDHKVARQRAIDAFSRNLKPR, encoded by the coding sequence GTGAACCTGGTCTGGCTGCGCAATGATCTGCGCATAAGCGATCAGCGTGCCCTGGGCGCGGCTGCTGCGGAAGGCGGTTCCGTACTGGCCGTCTTTTGTCTTTGCCAGCGACAGTGGCAGCGCCACCACATGGCTGCGGTGCGCCGGGATTTTCTGCTGCGCAATCTGGAGTGCCTGCGCCTGCAGCTGCAGGCCGTGGGTATTCCCCTGTTTGTTCTGGACTGCCACGACTTTGCCGCTGTGCCAGAGGCACTGCTGAAGCTTGCTCGCACCACCGGCGCGCGCAGGCTCTTTTTCAACGAGGAGTACGCCATCGATGAGTGGCGGCGCGATATGGCGGTGGAGCGATGTTTCCGGGAAAACGGCATGGAGGTGCGGCGCTGCTGTGACCACGTGGTGGTTCCCGCCGGGCAGCTGCGCAGTGGTCGCGGGGAGTGCTATCGGGTCTTCACCCCCTTCCAGAAGGCCTGGCTGAAGCTGGTGGTGGAAAATCCGGCCCTGCTTGCGCCTGCTCCCATCGTAAATACGCAGCCGCACCCTTTCCCCGGCGACGGCGCTGCACTTCCCACGGATATCCCCCACCCGCTGGCCCACCTGTGGCCCGCCGGGGAGGCCGAGGCCCAGCGCCGCCTGCAGGCTTTTCTGGACGGCCCCATCCGCCGCTACCATCTGGATCGGGATTTCCCCGCCATAGAGGGTACCAGCGCCCTTTCGCCCTACCTGGCCTGCGGGGTGCTGTCCATTCGCCAGTGTGTCAGCGCGGCTCTGGAACTGGCCAACGGGGGCAGTGAAGGGGCGCGGGTGTGGCTCAGTGAACTCATCTGGCGGGAGTTCTTCCAGCACATTCTGCGCGCTTTTCCACGGGTCAGTACAAACCGCGCCTTTCAGGAGCATACGGAAACCGTAGCCTGGCGTTATGATGAAGGGGAGTTCGCCGCCTGGTGTGAGGGGCGCACCGGCTACCCCATCGTGGATGCCGCCATGGCACAGCTGCACTCCACCGGCTGGATGCACAACCGCCTGCGCATGATCTGCGCCATGTTTCTCACCAAGGATCTGCTTATCGACTGGCGCTGGGGCGAGCGCTACTTCATGGAGCACCTGGTGGATGGCGACCTGGCCGCCAACAATGGTGGCTGGCAGTGGGCCGCTTCCACCGGCACCGATGCCGTACCCTACTTCCGCGTCTTCCATCCCACCACCCAGTCAAAGCGCTTTGATCCCCACGGGCAGTTCATCCGCCACTTTTTGCCTCAGCTGGCAGAGCTTGACGAGAAATACATCCACGAACCCCATGACAGCAGCGGCCTTTTGAGGCCCAACATCGATTATCCCCGGCCCATGGTGGACCATAAAGTGGCCCGCCAGCGGGCCATTGACGCATTCTCCCGCAACCTGAAGCCGAGGTGA
- the gloB gene encoding hydroxyacylglutathione hydrolase — protein MKIIPIPCAQDNYAYLILCEETGESAVVDPCQFAPVDRVIRHHDIRPTALLCTHHHADHVGGVEELLQAYPGLRVWAHTSDRGRIPGQNGFANDGDTLTVGKIPGRVLHTPGHTRGSVVYHFDGAAFTGDSLFSAGCGRLFEGSAEQMYHSLNVRLASLTDDVAIYFGHEYTESNLRFARHVEPSNPALLGYHDEVQALRRMGKATTPSTMGQERLINPFLRCHTEDVQDYARRFLGEVDQDLDPAEVFGILRGHKDRF, from the coding sequence ATGAAAATTATCCCCATTCCCTGCGCCCAGGACAACTACGCCTACCTGATTCTCTGCGAGGAGACCGGAGAGTCAGCAGTGGTGGATCCATGCCAGTTCGCTCCCGTCGATCGCGTCATCAGGCATCATGATATCCGCCCCACGGCCCTGCTGTGCACCCACCACCACGCCGACCATGTGGGTGGTGTGGAGGAGCTGCTGCAGGCGTATCCCGGCCTGCGGGTGTGGGCTCACACTTCAGACCGTGGGCGCATCCCCGGTCAGAACGGCTTCGCCAATGACGGTGATACCCTCACCGTCGGCAAGATCCCGGGGCGTGTCCTCCATACCCCCGGCCACACCAGGGGAAGTGTGGTGTATCACTTTGATGGCGCCGCCTTTACGGGGGACTCCCTGTTCAGCGCGGGCTGTGGGCGACTCTTCGAGGGCAGTGCAGAGCAGATGTACCACTCACTGAACGTCAGGCTGGCCAGCCTGACGGATGATGTGGCCATCTACTTCGGCCACGAATACACCGAAAGCAACCTGCGCTTTGCCCGCCATGTTGAGCCATCCAACCCGGCGCTGCTTGGCTACCACGACGAAGTACAGGCCCTGCGCCGCATGGGCAAAGCCACCACGCCTTCCACCATGGGGCAGGAGCGACTGATAAACCCCTTCCTGCGCTGTCATACCGAAGACGTTCAGGATTACGCGCGGCGCTTTCTGGGTGAAGTGGACCAGGATCTGGACCCCGCAGAGGTATTCGGCATACTGCGTGGGCACAAAGACCGCTTTTAA
- a CDS encoding YcaO-like family protein, translating into MSHWITGKDAPLEESVAAMTRILKDLGFDLQESAWMHQIDPVYSVRLSQRDCPAVASNGKGTTELAARASALGEMIERLACRHFFADYYLARQDAPWVYDPREQWFSASEASLEAIFPPHLREIYDPTGELEPTDLLDHNGPLGDGHICCLPFERSSDGSRQWLPVSLLGNLYASNGMAVGNSLAEARVQALCEIIERSVKYQMIGQGLSLPVIPAEVWQGFPAVKSAVEQLQQKGYGLRLLDASLGGRFPATAAVLMEQTSGRCLWSFGSHPLLEVSLERTITELLQGRPLYSAEGLRFPSWDREAVASTSNLETHFIDSSGLVHMDSLRQPADYAFTHWNGSADSHQQWQDLLTLFQEMGQDLYLIDQSHLGFPACQIIAPGFSEIYPPEELVWNNTYRAAPLRPRILRLPRLKYPEIHQLWQQWNELDPEPWRPMLEALGIAMPANQEGLLWQDMLSGDVKMLIALAVGERDEALEWLEQRLQLPCHHGRNQALLHCLHTVLMENQQDDGACPLPLEELIAPDILRQARQLAAGHLSALEELPLDNNSPHQAVLSAYQKIVDAQQANRESF; encoded by the coding sequence ATGTCACACTGGATCACGGGCAAAGACGCCCCCCTGGAAGAATCCGTTGCCGCCATGACCCGCATTCTGAAAGACCTGGGATTTGATCTGCAGGAATCGGCCTGGATGCATCAGATCGACCCCGTCTACTCGGTGCGCCTCTCCCAGCGGGACTGCCCCGCCGTGGCCTCCAACGGTAAAGGCACCACAGAGCTGGCGGCCCGCGCCAGCGCCCTGGGCGAAATGATCGAGCGCCTGGCCTGCCGCCACTTCTTTGCCGATTATTACCTGGCCCGCCAGGACGCCCCATGGGTTTACGACCCGCGCGAGCAGTGGTTCAGTGCCAGCGAAGCTTCCCTGGAAGCCATTTTTCCACCCCACCTGCGGGAAATCTACGACCCCACCGGCGAACTGGAACCCACCGACCTGCTGGACCACAATGGCCCGCTGGGCGATGGGCACATCTGCTGCCTGCCCTTTGAACGCTCCAGCGATGGCAGCCGCCAGTGGCTGCCCGTCAGCCTGCTTGGCAACCTGTACGCCAGCAATGGCATGGCCGTCGGGAACAGCCTCGCCGAAGCGCGCGTCCAGGCCCTGTGCGAAATCATCGAACGCTCCGTCAAGTACCAGATGATCGGCCAGGGCCTCAGCCTGCCAGTCATCCCTGCCGAAGTATGGCAGGGATTTCCCGCCGTGAAGTCAGCCGTGGAACAGCTCCAGCAGAAGGGTTACGGCCTGCGGCTGCTGGACGCCTCCCTGGGTGGCCGCTTTCCCGCCACCGCCGCCGTCCTCATGGAACAGACCAGTGGACGCTGCCTGTGGTCCTTCGGCTCCCATCCCCTGCTGGAAGTCAGCCTGGAGCGCACCATCACCGAACTCCTCCAGGGACGCCCCCTCTACAGCGCCGAGGGCCTGCGCTTTCCCAGCTGGGATCGGGAAGCGGTGGCCAGCACCAGCAACCTGGAAACCCACTTTATCGACTCCAGCGGACTGGTACACATGGACAGCCTGCGCCAGCCCGCCGATTATGCCTTTACCCATTGGAACGGCTCAGCGGACAGCCATCAGCAGTGGCAGGACCTGCTCACCCTCTTTCAGGAGATGGGGCAGGACCTGTACCTCATCGACCAGTCTCACCTGGGGTTTCCCGCCTGCCAGATCATCGCCCCCGGATTTTCCGAAATCTATCCCCCCGAAGAGCTGGTGTGGAACAACACCTACCGGGCCGCCCCGCTGCGACCACGTATACTGCGCCTGCCCCGCCTGAAGTACCCGGAAATCCATCAGTTGTGGCAGCAGTGGAATGAGCTGGACCCCGAACCATGGCGCCCCATGCTGGAAGCCCTGGGAATCGCCATGCCCGCCAACCAGGAAGGCCTGCTGTGGCAGGATATGCTCAGCGGTGACGTGAAGATGCTGATTGCCCTGGCCGTGGGCGAGCGGGATGAAGCCCTGGAGTGGCTGGAACAGCGCCTCCAGCTCCCCTGCCACCATGGCCGCAACCAGGCCCTGCTGCACTGCCTGCACACCGTTCTGATGGAAAACCAGCAGGATGATGGCGCGTGTCCACTGCCCCTGGAAGAGCTCATCGCTCCCGACATCCTGCGCCAGGCCCGACAGTTGGCCGCAGGGCACCTGAGCGCCCTGGAGGAGCTCCCCCTCGACAACAACAGCCCGCACCAGGCAGTGCTCAGCGCGTACCAGAAAATAGTGGATGCTCAGCAGGCCAACCGGGAAAGCTTTTGA
- the cutA gene encoding divalent-cation tolerance protein CutA translates to MSATIVYMTAGSEEEARRIGHVLVEEKLAACVNILGGITSLYWWEGAVQEGGEVAFLAKTRPELVDELARRVVQLHSYDCPCVVSLPVAGGHPAFLQWIGESTR, encoded by the coding sequence ATGTCCGCAACTATCGTCTACATGACCGCCGGAAGCGAGGAGGAGGCCCGCCGCATTGGCCATGTCCTGGTGGAGGAGAAGCTGGCTGCCTGTGTGAATATTCTGGGTGGCATCACTTCCCTCTACTGGTGGGAGGGGGCGGTGCAGGAGGGGGGCGAGGTGGCTTTTCTGGCCAAAACCCGTCCAGAGCTGGTGGATGAGCTTGCCCGGCGGGTGGTGCAGCTGCACTCCTACGACTGCCCCTGTGTGGTGAGTCTGCCGGTGGCTGGTGGTCATCCGGCTTTTCTGCAGTGGATCGGCGAGAGTACCAGGTGA
- a CDS encoding protein-L-isoaspartate O-methyltransferase family protein: MPDSNLQLVEHLKQRGVLKTPALVEAFRAVDRRSFVPEEFFFNAYEDHPLPIGHGQTISQPWTVAFMLERLQPQPGNRVLDIGSGSGWTTALLAHVVGAEGFVQGLELIDALVELGQQNLSLWDFPQAAIDKATPGELGQPGQVFDRILVSAGAASQKAIQQLLPQLACNGNLVIPVAGSIWHLHKGEDGVLQSWEHPGFAFVPLL; encoded by the coding sequence GTGCCTGATTCCAATCTGCAACTGGTGGAGCATCTGAAACAGCGGGGGGTTCTGAAAACTCCAGCCCTGGTGGAAGCCTTCCGCGCTGTTGATCGTCGCAGCTTTGTTCCCGAGGAATTTTTCTTCAACGCCTATGAGGATCACCCCCTGCCCATCGGTCATGGCCAGACCATCTCCCAGCCCTGGACCGTGGCCTTCATGCTGGAACGGTTGCAGCCTCAGCCGGGCAATCGCGTGCTGGATATTGGTTCGGGGTCAGGCTGGACCACCGCTCTGCTGGCCCATGTGGTGGGTGCCGAGGGTTTCGTGCAGGGATTGGAGCTGATTGACGCATTGGTGGAGCTGGGACAGCAGAATCTGAGCCTGTGGGATTTTCCCCAGGCAGCCATTGACAAGGCAACCCCCGGAGAGCTGGGGCAGCCGGGGCAGGTGTTCGACCGCATTCTCGTCTCCGCTGGCGCTGCCAGTCAGAAAGCCATACAGCAGCTTCTGCCGCAGCTGGCCTGTAACGGGAACCTGGTGATCCCGGTGGCGGGCTCCATCTGGCATCTCCACAAGGGTGAAGACGGCGTTCTGCAGTCCTGGGAGCACCCCGGCTTCGCCTTTGTACCTCTTTTGTAA
- a CDS encoding acylphosphatase, which yields MQTLCYIVRGKVQGVGFRYFVHGVAQAMGIAGTVENLPDGSVRIYACLDEADQATFKARVAAGPPLSRVDEIEERKVQAHAFEGFRIVG from the coding sequence ATGCAGACTCTGTGTTATATCGTACGCGGAAAGGTTCAGGGCGTGGGTTTTCGCTACTTTGTTCACGGCGTGGCTCAGGCCATGGGCATCGCGGGAACCGTGGAGAATCTGCCCGATGGTTCCGTGCGTATTTATGCCTGCCTGGACGAAGCGGATCAGGCGACCTTCAAGGCCAGGGTTGCCGCCGGCCCACCCCTGTCGCGGGTGGATGAAATCGAGGAAAGGAAAGTGCAGGCCCATGCCTTTGAGGGCTTTCGCATTGTGGGGTAA
- the ispD gene encoding 2-C-methyl-D-erythritol 4-phosphate cytidylyltransferase, which yields MRIAIILAGGQGRRMGATLPKQYLELAGKPILQHTLETFVSFGFFDAYVLVRRPEDAPMVTSIVEQAQVPVPVTQVEGGAERADSVLAALRAIPHAGARVFIHDGVRPFVRREQVVRLEQMLSTYAGAILAVEAHDTIKVVVEPPLIQGTFDRRTIYHAQTPQAFVLETIRTALEKGTAGLTDDASALEREGLPVAVVLGDLRNIKITTPEDMAIAEAILKGF from the coding sequence ATGCGAATAGCCATCATCCTGGCCGGCGGCCAGGGCAGACGGATGGGGGCCACCCTCCCCAAGCAGTACCTTGAACTTGCCGGCAAGCCGATTCTGCAGCACACCCTTGAAACCTTCGTCAGCTTCGGCTTTTTTGATGCCTATGTTCTCGTGCGCCGACCTGAGGACGCTCCCATGGTCACCTCCATAGTGGAACAGGCACAGGTACCGGTTCCCGTCACCCAGGTGGAGGGAGGAGCCGAGCGGGCCGACTCCGTGCTGGCCGCCCTGCGCGCCATTCCCCATGCCGGAGCTCGGGTTTTTATCCATGACGGCGTGCGCCCCTTTGTACGCCGCGAGCAGGTGGTCCGGCTCGAGCAGATGCTCAGCACCTACGCCGGGGCCATACTGGCCGTGGAAGCCCATGACACCATCAAGGTCGTCGTCGAACCTCCCCTGATTCAGGGAACCTTCGATCGCCGCACCATCTACCACGCCCAGACCCCCCAGGCATTCGTCCTCGAAACCATTCGCACCGCCCTGGAGAAAGGCACTGCCGGCCTGACCGACGACGCTTCCGCCCTGGAACGCGAAGGACTGCCCGTGGCCGTTGTTCTGGGAGATCTGCGCAATATCAAGATCACCACTCCCGAAGACATGGCCATCGCCGAAGCCATACTGAAAGGCTTTTAG
- a CDS encoding class II aldolase/adducin family protein gives MDSIARLMSVGRITYDKDLNSSHSGNISFRASDGSIHITRRGSMLGFLTEGDVIRVEAGGEHPQASRELPVHRAIYDANPSVGAVVHVHALHATVLSTFHDEILPADAEGRYYLPRIPVLECANPIGSDELAAGVSSILQQQHAVIVRSHGVFAAGRDLDEALLYASCTESICRILYMTAHYQQRSQPCE, from the coding sequence ATGGACAGTATCGCCAGACTGATGAGCGTTGGCAGGATCACCTACGACAAGGATCTCAACTCGTCACATTCAGGAAACATCTCTTTTCGAGCTTCCGATGGAAGCATCCATATTACCCGCCGGGGCTCCATGCTGGGCTTTCTGACCGAAGGGGACGTCATTCGGGTGGAGGCAGGCGGGGAGCACCCCCAGGCTTCCCGCGAACTGCCGGTGCACCGCGCCATTTACGACGCCAACCCCTCCGTCGGGGCAGTGGTGCACGTACACGCCCTGCACGCCACTGTGCTCTCCACCTTTCACGATGAGATCCTTCCGGCCGATGCCGAAGGGCGCTACTACCTGCCCCGCATTCCCGTGCTGGAGTGCGCCAACCCCATCGGCTCCGACGAACTGGCCGCAGGGGTATCCAGCATACTGCAGCAGCAGCACGCCGTCATCGTGCGCTCCCACGGCGTCTTCGCCGCCGGCCGTGATCTGGACGAAGCGCTGCTGTACGCCTCCTGCACCGAAAGCATCTGCCGTATTCTCTACATGACCGCCCACTATCAGCAAAGGAGTCAGCCATGCGAATAG
- a CDS encoding nucleotide pyrophosphohydrolase, translated as MQHLKESIRQFCRERDWEQFHSPKNLAMGLSVEAAELLEIFQWLSEEQSRNLSPEQRQRVSEEVGDVLIFLVNLCDKLGLDPQACAMEKLQASAAKYPAELVKGSARKYTEY; from the coding sequence ATGCAACACCTCAAAGAAAGCATTCGGCAGTTCTGCCGCGAACGCGACTGGGAGCAGTTTCACTCCCCCAAGAACCTGGCCATGGGCCTGAGTGTGGAAGCCGCCGAACTGCTGGAAATATTCCAGTGGCTCAGCGAGGAGCAGAGTCGCAACCTGAGCCCGGAGCAGCGGCAGCGGGTCAGTGAGGAGGTGGGCGACGTGCTCATCTTTCTGGTCAACCTGTGCGACAAGCTGGGTCTCGACCCCCAGGCCTGCGCCATGGAAAAACTGCAGGCCAGCGCCGCCAAATACCCGGCGGAGCTGGTAAAGGGGAGTGCCCGGAAGTATACGGAGTATTGA
- the cobO gene encoding cob(I)yrinic acid a,c-diamide adenosyltransferase — MSRSGLASQASHSPDGLRGERPAASGLLTLEWQSLLLHNNRKPTACENSGGTMGEDRGYVQIYTGNGKGKTTAALGLALRCVGAGYRVYLGQFIKTADTSEAKAIAMLQGGIVHETFGSGRFIMGAPDEDELARARNGLQRAREALHSGQYRLVILDEIIGAMGAGVLAVEEVVQLIRNRPDSVELVLTGRNVPAPILELADLVTEMVPLRHYFDAGVPARTGIEM; from the coding sequence GTGTCCCGTTCGGGTCTTGCCAGCCAGGCGTCGCACTCACCGGACGGGCTCAGGGGGGAACGGCCTGCTGCTTCAGGGCTCCTCACCCTTGAATGGCAATCACTTTTGCTGCACAATAACCGCAAACCAACAGCTTGCGAGAACTCAGGAGGCACCATGGGCGAAGACAGGGGCTACGTGCAGATCTATACAGGTAATGGCAAAGGCAAAACCACCGCCGCCCTCGGGCTGGCCCTGCGCTGTGTCGGGGCGGGATACCGGGTCTACCTGGGGCAGTTCATCAAGACGGCGGATACTTCGGAGGCCAAAGCCATTGCCATGCTGCAGGGAGGCATTGTCCATGAAACCTTCGGCAGTGGGCGCTTTATCATGGGCGCTCCGGACGAAGACGAGTTGGCCCGCGCCCGTAATGGCCTGCAGAGGGCCAGGGAGGCCCTGCACAGTGGACAGTATCGGCTGGTGATCCTGGACGAAATCATCGGCGCCATGGGTGCCGGCGTGCTGGCCGTGGAAGAGGTGGTTCAGCTGATTCGCAACCGTCCTGATTCCGTCGAGCTCGTATTGACCGGACGCAATGTGCCCGCGCCCATTCTGGAACTGGCTGATCTGGTCACGGAAATGGTCCCGCTGCGCCACTACTTTGACGCCGGAGTTCCCGCGCGAACCGGCATTGAAATGTAA
- the typA gene encoding translational GTPase TypA — protein sequence MSQLSTNDSIRNIAIIAHVDHGKTTLVDQIFRQSGLFRDNQSVDERVMDSMDLERERGITIAAKNCSVRWEGVKINILDTPGHADFGGEVERALAMVDGAILLVDSSEGPLPQTRFVLKKALDLGLNIVVVINKIDRPDSRIDEVLEEIYDLFIDLDANDEQIDFPVLYAIGIQGIAKHKLEDESTNLKPLMDTILQKIPGPRHNPVEPFQMLVADLGYSDYLGRLAIGRVAHGTMERNTALVCIGETGEQHSLKIKKVQVYAGLEMEEAEQVQAGDILILAGVEDVHIGDTICTKEQPKVLPRLRVDRPTVSMRFAPNTSPFAGQEGKLVQSTKIRERLQRETLRSVAMEVEETPNSDTFIVKGRGELQMAILIETMRREGFELMVGKPEVIYRRDEGGTLLEPIEDVYIDCEEIYLGVISEKLSHRKGRMVNLTNRGTGRVRVQFSIPSRGLIGYRSQFLTDTRGTGIMNSIFSGYEPHRGDFASRLSGSLVSDRQGEATGYSLYNMEPRGVLFIIPATKVYEGMIIGEHNRDNDLNVNPCKEKKLSNVRASGKDDAIALTPVLPMTLERAIEFIREDELVEVTPKNIRLRKAILDGQERHRMEGASKKG from the coding sequence ATGTCCCAGCTCAGCACCAATGATTCCATCCGCAATATCGCCATTATCGCCCATGTCGACCACGGCAAGACCACGCTCGTTGACCAGATTTTTCGCCAGAGTGGTCTCTTCCGTGACAACCAGTCCGTGGATGAGCGGGTGATGGACAGCATGGATCTGGAGCGGGAACGAGGTATTACCATTGCCGCCAAGAACTGCTCGGTGCGATGGGAAGGCGTCAAGATCAATATTCTGGATACTCCCGGCCACGCCGATTTCGGCGGCGAGGTGGAGCGGGCCCTGGCCATGGTGGACGGTGCCATTCTGCTGGTGGACTCTTCGGAAGGCCCCCTGCCCCAGACGCGCTTTGTACTGAAAAAGGCTCTGGATCTGGGCCTGAACATTGTGGTGGTCATCAACAAGATCGACCGTCCCGACAGCCGCATTGATGAAGTGCTGGAGGAGATTTACGATCTCTTTATCGATCTGGACGCCAATGACGAGCAGATCGACTTCCCCGTCCTCTACGCCATCGGCATTCAGGGCATCGCCAAGCACAAGCTCGAAGACGAATCCACGAACCTGAAACCCCTGATGGATACGATCCTCCAGAAGATTCCCGGCCCCCGCCACAACCCCGTTGAACCCTTCCAGATGCTGGTGGCCGACCTGGGCTACTCCGATTACCTGGGCCGCCTGGCCATCGGCCGCGTCGCCCACGGCACCATGGAACGCAACACCGCCCTGGTGTGCATTGGCGAAACGGGCGAGCAGCACTCCCTGAAAATCAAGAAGGTGCAGGTCTACGCTGGCCTGGAGATGGAAGAGGCCGAACAGGTGCAGGCTGGCGACATCCTTATTCTGGCTGGTGTGGAAGATGTGCATATCGGCGACACCATCTGCACCAAGGAGCAACCCAAGGTCCTGCCCCGCCTGCGGGTTGACCGTCCCACGGTCTCCATGCGTTTCGCCCCCAACACCTCTCCCTTTGCCGGCCAGGAGGGCAAACTGGTGCAGTCCACCAAGATCCGCGAGCGCCTGCAGCGCGAAACCCTGCGCTCGGTGGCCATGGAAGTGGAAGAGACACCCAACTCCGATACCTTTATCGTGAAAGGCCGGGGCGAACTGCAGATGGCGATTCTCATTGAAACCATGCGCCGTGAAGGCTTTGAACTCATGGTGGGCAAACCGGAGGTCATCTACCGCCGCGATGAAGGCGGAACCCTGCTGGAGCCCATCGAGGATGTCTATATCGACTGCGAGGAGATTTACCTGGGCGTTATCTCGGAGAAACTCTCCCACCGCAAGGGTCGCATGGTCAACCTGACCAATCGTGGCACCGGGCGAGTGCGGGTGCAGTTCAGCATCCCTTCGCGGGGCCTGATCGGCTATCGCAGCCAGTTCCTCACCGATACCCGTGGCACCGGCATCATGAATTCCATTTTCAGCGGCTACGAGCCCCATCGCGGCGATTTTGCCAGCCGCCTCAGCGGCTCCCTGGTTTCTGATCGCCAGGGCGAAGCCACCGGCTACTCCCTCTACAATATGGAGCCCCGTGGCGTGCTCTTCATTATTCCCGCCACCAAAGTCTATGAGGGCATGATTATCGGCGAGCACAACCGGGACAACGACCTCAACGTCAACCCCTGCAAGGAGAAGAAGCTCTCCAACGTGCGCGCCAGCGGCAAGGACGACGCCATCGCCCTGACTCCCGTACTGCCCATGACCCTGGAACGCGCCATTGAGTTCATCCGTGAAGATGAGCTGGTGGAAGTGACCCCCAAGAACATCCGCCTGCGCAAGGCCATTCTGGACGGACAGGAGCGCCACCGCATGGAAGGCGCTTCCAAGAAGGGATAG